The proteins below are encoded in one region of Pseudonocardia sp. DSM 110487:
- a CDS encoding DUF899 family protein — translation MNDHAPGQALPPVVDRKTWQEARDALFAREKAHTREGDAIAAARRRLPMVEVDATIEVIGPDGPITILDVFEGRTQLIAYFHAWWPGKTAAEQCEGCTFFNSQVRELSYLHSRDATYAVLCKGPYAESIRYRDFMGLDMPWYSAEKTAPQLLEGRDWQRHHLVCYVRDGERVFETYYTGGRGVEIMAPTHGLLDMTVYGRQETWEDSPDGWPQPWSYEHGQHHWRTNGRPIAQWSRIEAGRSDELT, via the coding sequence ATGAACGATCACGCACCCGGCCAGGCCCTCCCGCCCGTGGTCGACAGGAAGACCTGGCAGGAGGCCCGGGACGCACTGTTCGCGCGGGAGAAGGCGCATACCCGCGAAGGGGACGCAATCGCCGCGGCGCGGCGGCGGCTGCCGATGGTGGAGGTCGACGCCACCATCGAGGTCATCGGCCCTGACGGACCGATCACGATCCTCGACGTCTTCGAAGGCCGCACGCAGCTCATCGCCTACTTCCACGCCTGGTGGCCCGGCAAAACCGCCGCCGAGCAGTGCGAGGGCTGCACGTTCTTCAACAGCCAGGTCCGCGAGCTGTCCTACCTCCACTCCCGCGACGCCACGTACGCCGTGCTCTGCAAGGGCCCGTACGCGGAAAGCATCCGCTACCGGGACTTCATGGGCCTGGACATGCCGTGGTACTCGGCCGAGAAGACGGCCCCGCAACTCCTGGAGGGTCGCGACTGGCAGCGCCACCACCTCGTCTGCTACGTCCGCGACGGCGAGCGGGTGTTCGAGACGTACTACACCGGCGGTCGTGGCGTCGAGATCATGGCCCCCACCCACGGGCTGCTGGACATGACCGTCTACGGACGCCAAGAGACGTGGGAAGACTCCCCCGACGGCTGGCCCCAGCCCTGGAGTTACGAACACGGCCAGCACCACTGGCGTACCAACGGACGCCCCATCGCCCAGTGGTCCCGCATCGAAGCCGGCCGCTCCGACGAGCTGACCT